The following are encoded together in the Thunnus maccoyii chromosome 18, fThuMac1.1, whole genome shotgun sequence genome:
- the LOC121884669 gene encoding retinal cone rhodopsin-sensitive cGMP 3',5'-cyclic phosphodiesterase subunit gamma-like, producing the protein MNASPPAGSALAPGGSTGPTTPKKGPPKFKQRQTRTFKSKAPKPGQKGFGDDIPGMEGLGTDITVVCPWEAFGDMELSDLAKYGII; encoded by the exons ATGAACGCCAGCCCCCCTGCAGGAAGCGCCCTGGCCCCTGGTGGATCAACTGGCCCCACCACACCCAAGAAGGGACCACCCAAGTTCAAGCAGAGGCAGACCCGTACATTCAAGAGCAAGGCCCCCAAACCAGGCCAGAAGGG CTTTGGTGACGACATCCCCGGAATGGAGGGTCTTGGCACAGACATCACAGTGGTGTGCCCATGGGAAGCTTTCGGCGACATGGAGCTCAGCGACTTGGCCAAATACGGCATCATTTAA